One Marinibacterium anthonyi genomic region harbors:
- a CDS encoding HNH endonuclease, producing the protein MDGDFRTEFVREPSALKQHPALVLNADYRPLSYYPLSLWPWQEAVKAAWLDRVDIVAEYDEVVRSPSTQIRIPSVVVLKDFVKPQKRVAFTRFNLFLRDEFRCQYCGTKGDLTFDHVVPRAAGGITSWQNVVAACSRCNLRKGSKSLRQAGMNLRKPPRQPNAEELRNTGRKFPPNYLHDSWMDFLYWDSELEA; encoded by the coding sequence ATGGACGGCGATTTCAGGACGGAATTTGTACGGGAACCTTCGGCGCTGAAACAGCATCCCGCCTTGGTTCTGAACGCTGATTACAGGCCGCTGTCCTACTACCCCCTGTCGCTTTGGCCCTGGCAGGAGGCGGTCAAGGCGGCCTGGCTGGACCGGGTGGACATCGTCGCCGAATACGACGAGGTGGTCCGCAGCCCGAGTACGCAGATCCGAATACCCTCTGTCGTCGTCCTGAAAGACTTCGTAAAACCTCAAAAGCGCGTGGCCTTCACGCGCTTTAATTTATTTCTGAGGGACGAATTCCGCTGCCAGTACTGCGGGACCAAGGGCGACCTGACCTTTGATCACGTGGTGCCGCGCGCCGCCGGGGGCATCACCAGCTGGCAGAACGTGGTGGCGGCCTGTTCGCGCTGTAACCTCAGGAAGGGATCTAAATCGCTGCGCCAGGCGGGCATGAACCTGCGCAAGCCGCCGCGCCAGCCAAATGCCGAGGAACTGCGCAACACCGGCCGCAAGTTCCCGCCCAACTACCTGCACGACAGCTGGATGGACTTCCTTTACTGGGATTCCGAACTGGAGGCCTGA
- a CDS encoding ornithine cyclodeaminase produces the protein MLTPSDKALVPFVSVDHMMQLVHRIGLQDMLRGLADYIERDFRRWELFDKTPRIASHSKEGVIELMPTSDGEVYGFKYVNGHPRNTAEGLQTVTAFGLLADVATGYPVLLSEMTLLTALRTAATSAMVAKHLAPRGATTMAMIGNGAQSEFQSLAMKALIGLTTVRLYDTDAAATAKCAANLRGTGLDVVICKTPEEAVEGAQILTTCTADKRNATVLTDNLVGAGVHINAIGGDCPGKTELAKAILLRSDIFVEFPPQTRIEGEIQQLDADYPVTELWQVISGTAPGRTRDDQITLFDSVGFAIEDFSALRYLRDAVDRTGLCHMLDLLADPDDPRDLYGMLMRAAPQASSSESQ, from the coding sequence ATGCTGACCCCCTCCGACAAGGCCCTGGTGCCTTTTGTGTCCGTCGATCACATGATGCAGCTGGTCCACCGGATCGGGCTGCAGGACATGCTGCGCGGGCTGGCCGACTATATCGAACGGGATTTCCGCCGATGGGAGCTGTTCGACAAGACGCCCCGCATCGCGTCCCATTCCAAGGAAGGCGTGATCGAACTGATGCCGACGTCGGATGGCGAGGTCTATGGCTTCAAATACGTCAACGGCCACCCCAGGAACACCGCCGAAGGGCTGCAGACCGTGACCGCCTTTGGCCTGCTGGCCGATGTCGCTACCGGCTACCCGGTGCTGCTGAGCGAGATGACGCTGCTGACCGCGCTGCGCACGGCGGCGACCTCGGCCATGGTGGCGAAACACCTGGCCCCCCGGGGCGCGACCACCATGGCGATGATCGGCAATGGCGCGCAGTCGGAATTCCAGTCGCTGGCGATGAAGGCGCTGATCGGGCTGACGACCGTCCGTCTGTACGACACCGACGCCGCCGCCACCGCCAAATGCGCGGCCAACCTGCGCGGCACGGGGTTGGATGTCGTCATCTGCAAGACACCGGAAGAGGCCGTGGAAGGCGCGCAGATCCTGACCACCTGCACCGCCGACAAGCGCAATGCCACGGTGCTGACCGACAACCTGGTCGGCGCGGGCGTGCATATCAACGCGATCGGCGGCGACTGTCCGGGCAAGACCGAGCTGGCGAAGGCGATCCTTCTGCGGTCCGACATTTTCGTGGAATTCCCGCCCCAGACCCGCATCGAAGGCGAGATCCAGCAGCTGGATGCCGATTACCCGGTGACCGAGCTGTGGCAGGTGATATCGGGCACGGCACCGGGGCGCACCCGCGACGACCAGATCACGCTGTTTGACAGTGTCGGCTTTGCGATCGAGGATTTTTCGGCCCTGCGCTACCTGCGCGACGCGGTGGACCGCACCGGACTGTGCCACATGCTGGACCTGCTGGCGGACCCCGACGATCCGCGCGACCTGTACGGCATGCTGATGCGCGCGGCACCTCAGGCCTCCAGTTCGGAATCCCAGTAA
- the arcA_2 gene encoding Arginase codes for MPRQTCILIGAPVDSGKRRSGCLMGPDAYRTAGLAEALEDLGHRVEDMGNLVPAEHGADDPATHIHQHQRNIGWTHRLIRAAEDAMPRGLPIFLGGDHALSIGSVAGVANHAKRIGRPLFVLWLDAHSDFHTPHTSTSGNLHGTPLGYVTGRPGFTGFPRVTAPVPHGNICIIGLRSVDPEERADLQRTTIHRHDMREIDETGIARPLSAFLDKVAAANGLLHVSLDVDFLDPSVAPAVGTTVPGGATVREGHLVMEMLHDSGLMTSLDLVELNPFLDERGRTAQLMVDLTASALGRRVFDRPTRAYA; via the coding sequence ATGCCCCGACAGACCTGTATCCTCATCGGCGCGCCGGTGGACAGCGGCAAGCGCCGGTCCGGCTGCCTGATGGGCCCCGACGCCTATCGCACCGCCGGCCTGGCAGAGGCGCTTGAGGATCTTGGCCACCGGGTCGAGGACATGGGCAACCTCGTCCCCGCCGAACACGGGGCCGACGACCCGGCAACCCACATCCACCAGCATCAGCGCAACATCGGCTGGACCCACCGCCTGATCCGCGCCGCCGAAGACGCGATGCCGCGAGGGCTGCCGATCTTCCTGGGAGGCGATCATGCGCTGTCCATCGGGTCCGTCGCCGGTGTGGCCAACCATGCCAAGCGGATCGGCCGCCCTCTCTTCGTGCTCTGGCTTGACGCGCACAGCGATTTCCACACGCCACACACATCGACCTCGGGCAACCTGCACGGCACGCCGCTGGGCTATGTCACGGGGCGGCCCGGATTTACCGGTTTTCCGCGTGTCACCGCGCCGGTGCCGCACGGCAACATCTGCATCATCGGCCTGCGGTCGGTCGACCCGGAAGAACGCGCCGACCTGCAGCGCACCACGATCCACCGCCACGACATGCGCGAAATCGACGAGACCGGCATCGCCCGCCCCCTGTCCGCCTTCCTCGACAAGGTCGCCGCCGCGAACGGGCTGCTGCACGTGTCGCTAGATGTCGACTTCCTGGACCCCTCCGTCGCGCCTGCCGTCGGCACCACCGTCCCCGGCGGCGCCACCGTGCGCGAAGGCCATCTGGTGATGGAGATGCTGCATGACAGCGGCCTCATGACCTCGCTCGACCTGGTCGAACTGAACCCCTTTCTGGACGAACGCGGCCGCACCGCCCAGCTGATGGTGGACCTGACCGCCTCGGCCCTGGGCCGCCGCGTCTTTGACCGTCCCACCCGCGCCTACGCGTAA
- the lrp_5 gene encoding Leucine-responsive regulatory protein: MDETDERILGALRRNARMSLSDMSHLLGLSRTTLRTRIERMERDGAIQGYTVVLKQDVAQDPVRGLMMLGIEGRGADRILRQLQGMAEVRAVHSTNGRWDLIAEIGTDTLEGFDAVLARIRRLDGVSTSETSLLLRTSRAR; this comes from the coding sequence GTGGACGAAACGGACGAACGCATCCTGGGCGCCCTGCGGCGCAACGCGCGCATGTCGCTGTCGGACATGAGCCATCTGCTGGGCCTGTCGCGCACCACCCTGCGCACCCGCATCGAACGGATGGAACGCGACGGTGCCATCCAGGGCTATACCGTGGTGCTGAAACAGGACGTGGCGCAGGACCCGGTGCGCGGGCTGATGATGCTGGGGATCGAAGGGCGCGGCGCCGACCGGATACTGCGCCAGCTGCAGGGCATGGCCGAGGTGCGCGCGGTGCATTCGACGAACGGCCGCTGGGACCTGATCGCCGAGATCGGCACCGACACGCTGGAAGGCTTCGACGCGGTGCTGGCCCGGATCCGGCGGCTGGACGGCGTGTCGACCAGCGAGACCAGCCTGCTGCTCAGGACCAGCCGGGCGCGTTAG
- a CDS encoding disulfide bond formation protein B yields MRTTLTLLAALGSAALLLGALGFQYIGGLAPCHLCYLQRYPHAAAVAIGVLALAFRARILCLLGALAAAASGVVGIYHTGVERHWWQGPTTCTSGSVSGLSTDQLMDQILSAPVVQCDQVAWAFLNLSMASWNAIFSFALALLWIAAYNARR; encoded by the coding sequence ATGCGTACCACCCTCACCCTTCTTGCCGCCCTCGGTTCCGCCGCGCTTCTGCTGGGCGCGCTCGGCTTCCAGTATATCGGCGGGCTCGCGCCCTGCCACCTGTGCTATCTTCAGCGCTATCCCCATGCCGCCGCTGTTGCCATCGGGGTGCTGGCGCTGGCCTTCCGGGCGCGCATCCTGTGCCTTCTGGGGGCGCTGGCCGCCGCCGCCTCGGGCGTGGTGGGCATCTATCACACCGGCGTCGAACGCCACTGGTGGCAGGGGCCGACGACCTGCACCTCGGGCAGTGTCTCGGGGCTTAGCACCGATCAGCTGATGGACCAGATCCTGAGCGCGCCCGTCGTGCAGTGCGACCAGGTCGCATGGGCGTTCCTGAACCTCTCCATGGCCAGCTGGAACGCGATCTTCTCCTTCGCCCTCGCCCTTCTCTGGATCGCCGCCTACAACGCCCGGCGCTAA